DNA from Canis lupus baileyi chromosome 6, mCanLup2.hap1, whole genome shotgun sequence:
cagtcataaaaaagaatgaaattttggtATTCATAACAATATTGGTGAACCTAAAAGACAgcatgctaactgaaataagccagaaaaagataaatgccgtatgatttcacttaaatgtggaatctaaaaaataaaacaaacataaacccagaaatagacttataaatagagaacaagctggtggttgccagagagacagaggtggaggaatgggtgaaataggtgaaagggattaagaggtacaaaacttccagtaataaataaatcatagagtatgaaaagtacaacatagagAGTTGACAACATTGACAGTTATAGTCAATAACATTATAACAACTTTGGTGACACATGGTAACTACATTTAATGTggtgaacattttttaatgtatacaactattgaatcactatgttgtgcccCAGAAATTTacataatactatatgttaactatacttcaataagaaaaaaaacttttattttttaaatttttttaaagattttatttgtttatgatagacataaagagagagagagaggcagagacacaggcagagggagaggcaggctccatgccgggagcctgacgtgggactcgatcccggggatccaggatcgcgccctgggccaaaggcaggcgctaaaccactgagccacccagggatccccaagaaaaaacttttaaaatgctaatgaaaatagaaaaagaactctTAACAGCTATCAGACTTTGTTGTCTACTATGAGGCCTTGGTGCAACTCACTTAATCCTGCATTATCTTTTGGAAACAATATagtataaatgaaaatacatttttaatctcAGCTTTTTATATGTGAAATTAGATAAAAGAAGTACCCTATAAACCATTCAGAACTTTAGAGCTGATGAAATGAGAATACACTTAGGAATGTACTTTGAAATATTATAACATTGTAACAAAGGCAAAATACTCTTACAACCACATGAAATAATCTACAGTATCACTCCTCTGCCTTAAGCCTTAAAGTGGCACCATCCACATAGCAgtaatttttggtattttttgtgGAAATCCAGGGCTCAACAGACATACTTTAGGTACAAGGAATTGTGTATACTGTACAGATTGTGCTTTGCACAAGAATACTTGGTACAAGTGGGTCTGAAATCCAGCTTATGCTACTTGCCAAGCCTTCAACCCTGGTGAAGagactttgtttctttccttccttcttttcctttttttttttttttttttggtaaaattttattatttatttgagagagaaagagaaaaagagagagagagagagagagagagaagcaagctccccactgagcagggagcctgatgcagggcttgatcccaggatcccaggatcatgacctgagccaaaggcagatgtttaactgactgtgtcacccaggtgccccggtatGTCTCTTTCTAATTCACTCAAAGGTACCCTCTGAGCTAGCTGTAGCCCTGTTCAAAGATTCCCCCATAAGCTAATACCTTCTGTCACACAATAGCAACGTAAAATGTCTGAAAAGCTTCTGCATCGTTAAGACGAACCACAAATAAGCACATTTAAATTTCTATGTCCTTGGTTACAAGCAGATTTGAGTCATTTGAGTTCCTTTTTTGTGAATTGCCTGTTTCTGTCCATGTTTTTTTGTTGGGTTGTTTTTCCTTGAGTCACAGAAGTTATTTATATACTATGAATTAATTATTGTCAGTTATATGTCAATAAATCCCTTCTTCTACTCTATGAAAACTTATTGTGATACTATAAACCCATAACCTTTAAGACAGCAATTTAGTAACAACCAGTAAAGAGGAAGGTGCAAATTCTTTAAGTCCCAGCCATTCCACGTCTAGACTTCCACCTTAGAGAAACTCTCATACATAAGAATAAAGATATACATATAAGACTATTCACTatagtataatttttaatagcAAAACATTGAAATCAGTGAAGGCTTTATGATCTAGGTAATCTTTCCCACCTCATTTCCCATCCTCCCCTATTTTCCCATGAGTTCTATTTACTCATATGTTCATTAGCTGCCTCACCCAACATTATAAAGCACCTGCTCTGAACTAGACATGCTACAGGCAGGCAATCATGCTTAACTACTTAGTAGTCGTCCTGCTAAAACATGGTCTCTTACTAACTTTAGGAGGTTTTTCCTGTCCTTCCTCTGCTACAGTCTTCTATAAAGTACTTACTGGTGCTCCATTATCCTTTTATTCAATTACCTAACAATAAAATAAGTGGAGGCAGTCCCAAATTACACAGTTAATTAGGTCTCAGAACAAAGGAGAATTCTCTTTTTATTAGATCCATTCAATAattaccaaaaaatgaaataaaatttattttccaagtcAACATTTAGTGCTAAGAACACTACTTTCAAGAGGATGCCttaaataccatgtgatctcatttatatgtggaatcttaaaaaaaaaattcatagatacagaaaacagattggtggttgtcagaggcaggggctggagaatgggcaaaatgggttaaaggagtcaaaaggcacaaacttccagttataaaataaataacatatggggatataatgtacagcacgGCAACTAGTTTGTAacactgcatatttgaaagtgaCTGAGAGAGTAGACctttaaagttctcatcacaagaaaaattctGTAACTTTGTATAGTGACAAATCTTCACTAGActtgtgatgatcatttcatactatatacaaataccaaatcgttatattatacacctgaaacgtAGTATGTCATATGTCACTTATACCTAAAAAGGTAGTTGTCTTTATCAACACAGTATCTCCAGCACTTAGATCACTGACCCATAAtagtcactcaataaatgtttggttGAGTAAAGACTAAAAAGCCTCAGCAATATTATCTGACAAATAGTGCAAGTGAGAGAGAGTGTCCAAGGCAGAAGCCACAGTCTTTGGTTAATGTCATCTCAGAAGTAACATCCCATCATTTTTGCcgaattttatttgttaaaagcaAGTCAGCAAGTATAGACCACACTCAAGGAAGAGGAATTACGCAAGGGTGGGCCTActattagttttgttttgcaGGGTTGATTTGGAGAACGTGTCATGAAATAAAGATATGTTTAATCCAATTCGGTGTAgctaagagttttttaaaaagataccatgAACTGCAAgacattttctttgatttcaagTTGCATGTTAAGCACACTCTTCATCAACATCTATAGCAAATATAAATTGTATCAATTATTATGGTACATCTTAAAATATCTGTGTTTCAAGTGTAATGGTCTTGCTTCCTTATGAGAATGAAAACATTGTTTCCTTTAggatagtatttctatttttttagattatttttttaatttttatttatttatgatagtcacagagagagagagagagagaggcagagacacaggcagagggagaagcacgctccatgcaccgggagcctgatgtgggatttgatcccgggtctccaggatcacgccctgggccaaaggcaggcgccaaaccgctgcaccacccagggatccagatagtatttctattatatatatcCCTTCTCTGAAAAAGTACTGACAATATAGTGAGTactaaatacttgttaaatgctCATATTGAACTACTTCCTCAAATAACCAAGAGTAAAGCTATGATCCCTGTACCctacattcctttaaaaatatattactaccTCAAATTTAATGGTTCCTAGTAGAAAGGAACTAACCTGTTAAAGACCAAAATCACCTGCCCACCTGTTATGGCTGAGGGAAGCACTGATGGATGTAGGCACCACAGTCTGTAATCCTTCTCCTTCTATCTCAGTACCGACAAGGCAGATGAGCTGAAGATCTGGTAATCCAACACAATTTACTTCATGCCAACTTTTACCTGAAAGGGCATCATTGAATGGATAATGTTTatcaaagataaaagataaaattctaaatttctacCTAATATTCCGCTGAACAAACATCACCCATAATGTTATCTTGTCTTTACTCTTCCAGTATTTTGTTATCCAATAAAATTCCCAATGTAAATGAATAAGTtacaaaactgacaaaattaatagaaaatgcaTAAATGCCATATCCCAAcccaactccccatttccccaccaTAGCCCCAAtagcaaaacaataaaacaaataacttaCTCTCCATGAGGTCCAGGTAAACCAAGAATGCTATATAAACTTGGCTGGCATCTCCTATATCTAATTCCATCATTTCTAAATACTGGAAATCAAAAGGTAATTGTCAGAGAAGAatctcttaatattttctttcactcaATCAACAACGAttcactaaatatatatatatatatatatatatataatataaagtagAAGACTCTCTTCCAGGTATAATGTGAGTTAGAAGGCCTgatctctgtctctaaaaaacttgtgttttttttttaaagattttatttattttatttatttactcatgagagggatccctgggtggctcagcggtttagcgcctgcctttggcccagggcacgatcctggagacccgggatcgaatcccacatcgggctcccggtgcatggagcctgcttctccctctgcctgtgtctctgcctctctctcctctctctctctctctctgtgaccatcataaaaaaataaaaattaaaaaaaaaaagattttatttactcatgagagacacagagagagacagagagagagaggcagacacaggcagaaggagaagcaggctccatgcagggagcccaacatgggactcgatcccgggactccaggatcatgccctgggcctaaggcaggcactaaaccgctgagccacccagggatcaccccaAACTTGTGACTGTTAAGGTAAACACATGCACACTTCACAACTGTTGGGCAATTAACAACCCATGATGGTTAAGTGATTAAAAACCAGTgtgtgaaataaaaaacaaaaacaaaaaaacatgacaTAAGAAATCAGAGGAGCTCTACTGGGATAGCTTGGTTGGTGAATGTTTCATGGCAGAAGTGGACACAGATTGGGCCCTGAAGGGCAGATATGATTTGAGTGAATAGAGAAGACAGGGTAACGGTGTGGGAGTAGAGGTGGGTGTAGGCCACACATACTCAGGGCCTAGAGAATAGTCTATCTGCCAGGAGCACAGACACTTCTTAACAGGGTTTCTGTGCTAGCACATTAGTGAGAGCCACCATTTCCGTGTACTCTGTTTGCCTTTGAAGAAAGTCAGCTAAAATATCCCTCCTGGCTTCTGTCTGATTTGTGCTTGGGTCAGCACTGGAGAACATTCTTCAGTGGACTCCCACTGCAAGGGAAGCCTGAGGTTTCCCAGCTATCCAGTGACTCAGTGGGTAAGCAGGCCTAATGCAGACTTAGTGGGTAAGCAGGCCTAATGCAGAGGTGAGGCATCAGCAGACCTGCATGGGTGCAGACCTGCAGTCATCCTCTCCAGCTTCATTGTAAGTATGTACAGGGCAGGAGAACAGGGGTATTGCTAGTTGTCTTCCTCACATctcaaatgtgttttaaaataacactgaAAAGGTAACTGGAGACCAGGTTACAAGGTCTTGACACCCAAGCTAAAAGCCTGAATTTTACCCGTAAAGAAACACTGAGGATTTCTAAGCATAATAGAACGAAATTAATGTTGCATACTATATACACTATTTCTTACATATATTACATAGAGCTTAGTACGtcaagtgctttacaaatattaactgatTTAATCCTGTAACAACCCTCTCCGGTAAgaactattattatccccattttacagatgagaaaactgagaaacaatgagattttaaaactccacacacacacacacacccaaaaaatCACAAAGCTAGTGACCTAACAGGGTTTCCAACTCAAGCAGTGTATTCAAAGTCTCGGGCAGAACTACCGGGTTCATGCTTCTTAAACGTGTTACggttcttcttttttatggcacCGAAAAACGTATCCATGTTTGTTTTCCTTCACCTTGATGGGGGGAATAAGGGGTTAGAGGAGgagaataaaatcaagaaagagaacTTGAAAAGGGATTGACTCTTTTCAGACTTACACCTTCGGAAAtttccttttgactttttttttttttaaagattttatttattcatgatagacatagagagagagcgagagaggcagagacacaggaggagggagaagcatggagcatgcagggagcccgacgcgggactcgatcccaggtctctaggatcacgccctgggctgaagggggcgctaagccgccgagccacgcgggctgcccttGACTTGTTTTTAGATAATGGTCTATGAACTACTGCTTGCTCCCCGGCAGAGGACTCCCTTCGTACTCAAGGAACCCGACCAGTCTGAGATTTCCTACAAAAGCCCCGTCTCCATTCACTGGCCCGTTACTGGTCCAGGGCAGCAACTGGCCAAGCAGAAGCGAGCAAGGATCTATCTCCTTTGCTCCtttacaaaacagaacaaaaaagtcAAACCAAGCCAGACCCCACACCCTTAATGCTGAGCAGCCCCGCTTTGGGGAAGAACCCATTGCAACGTCACAGGGAGGAGAGCGCCTCAGCGCGCCCGGGGCTCCGAGCGAAGTGCGCACGCGCCGGCGCCCACGCCTCGGCCCGCGTTCCCTGCGCACGGCCCCACGGCGCTTCTGCTGCGGGCGCGGTGCCTGCTGGGTTCCCGCGAGGACTGAAGGAGGCCGACCCAGGGGCGCCCCGCGCGGCAGAACCCAGACAGGTGGAGGCGCACGAGGGGGCGCTGCCTCGGGAGGGGGCCGCCGGAGTCCCGCTCGGGAAAGGCTtggctgggagggggcggggtaCGCGGCTGCCCCAACGAAGCGTCCGGCTCGTTTAAACAAACGTGACACCGCCGGCGGCTGGCGGACCGCGCGCGCGTCCCGGGCTCTGATGTTCGCGCGCAAACCGCGGGGAGGcggccctccccccccccccccccccccgcggaaGGCGCCCCGCTCCTCCCGCGCCTCTGACCTTTGGGTGGGTGCCCATCCAGGCGTCCTCGGGGGCCCAGGAGGGggcgccaccgccgccgccgccgccgcccgggcccaGCCCGCTGCAGCCGGGGGTGGGCTCCGAGCCGCCGCGCTCCTCCAtgccgggccgggccgcgcgcCGCTGGTGCACCACGCCCCGCGCCCGGCCGGCAGCAGGGGCGCGCGCGTCTGCGTTCCGCCCTCCCCCCGGCGCGCGGAGGGTGCGGAGACTCGGAGCGGAGAGAGAGGAGCTCCTCCCTCTGGCGATCGCAGCGGGAGCCCGGGCGGACGGCGCGCTGCAGCTCCGCGTGCGTGTACTCAAACCTGGGCAGGTGCCAGGGGCAGAGAAAGTTCAGGGGGGCCCCCAGCCCAGGagcccttcttcctctctccatgCGTGCTGTTTGCAGCCCTGTGGGGGCAAGTGGGAAGGGCCGTAGCCTTGGCTGCAGGGCTCCAGTTGCTGGTGACCCAGAGAGCCTCACTCAGGTGTGCGGTCGTGGAAGTTTTCAGGTGTGGAGGTCGCTGAGGTCTCTAGAGGGGAGTGGAAAGACGAAAGCCCAGACTGCCTAGAACCAGGTTTTTAGGCCCGACCTGCCTTTGAGGattagaggagggagagaaaacacGACTTGTTGAAGGAGAGCGCAGAACTTTAGGATGCCATCGTGAGCATGTGACCTGGAAGCCAGGGACGAACAGTTGCAGATACGCAGAGGAGGACACGGTAGGCATGTATGCAATAGAATCCGGAACCTCTCCAACTTCCCATTCATAAAATCCCAGGTATGATTCAAAGTTCCtgacatgggcagcccgggtggctcagcagtttagcgccgcctgcagcccagggtgtgatcctggggactcggatcgagtcccacgtcaatgctctctgcatggagcctgcttctccctctgtctgtatctctgcctctttctctctctgtgtctctcatgaataaataaataaaatctaaaaaaaaaaaaaaaatccctgacatATGAAAGTCATGAAACTGGGTCACATTTTTTTTCGTCTGCCTCTGAGATGAATCACATGTTGAAACTGACAGATAAAGCTTTTAAACTGTTATAACTCTCTTCAATAACGTAAAACAAAACGTGTTTTCAGTAAACGAAAATCTCAGAAGAGACCAAAATCTcctaagagagaaaagaagagagagccaAATGGAaagtctgaaaatgaaattttcagaaataaaaaaacttcaCTGGGTGGACTTAACGGCCAACTGGAAATTACAGAGGAAAAATTAAAGTGAACTTGAAGGTCATCATTCAAGAAATCATCCAAgataaataacaaacaaaaatcatgttaaaaaatgaacagaacccAGACCTGCTGCATGACATCAAACAATCCAGCATATATGTAAATGGAATACccgaaggagaaaagaaagacaatgaggcagaaaaaaaaatggagaaattaaaaattgccccaaatttgatgaaataaatttgCAGGTACAGAATGCTACatgaataacaaaataaacatggTGAAGGCCACACTGGAGTCAACCTGCTAAAAGCCACATGAAAAGCTTGAAATGcatcagagagcgagagagagagggagaggaagcatgggagggagaaagaaagaagaaaagaaaaaaaagaaagcagtgccTTCCGTACAGGGAAAAGTGCATCTATTCCTGGTGTGAGGGAAAACCACACGTGAAGACTGGTAAATTGTCCCAGAATGTATTTCATTTGAATGAAGCTATTAAACTTTATTTCTACAAAGCAGCTGCTCACCCCCCCCCCAGAAGCAAATGACACTGAAATTAGTATGCTCCCTGAAGCATTGAACAGTGACACTAATTCAagtaattagaagaaaataaatctgacTCCTAAAGATCCCAAACAGTTCTGATGATGTAGTTATAGAAGCATTAACAACGTTTTCTTCCCAATATAAGTAGAGGGGAGATTTTATAAATCAGTAAGGAGATCTGGTGGAATTAGGTACCATGTGAACAAGGCTGGCACATCTTCAGAGGAAGATGTTCAGcttaagtttaagaaaaaaaagagggtcaAGGAATCCAAAAGGATGCAGAAAGAACCATAGACTGGAAAAGCGGCCAGAAATGTAAGATGCAAACCATCATGAGCATGTGACCCAGAAGCCAAGGCTGAAGAGTTGCATATAGGCAGAGAAGGACATGATAAGCATTTACACAATAAAATCCAGAACCTCTTCAAATTATCATTCACAAAATCCAAGATATGATTCAAAATTCCTGACATATGAAAGTCATGAAAATGggtcacatttttttcctcctgactcTGAGATGAATCACATGTTGAAACTGACAGATAAATCTTTTAATCTATTATAATTCTCCtcaacaaagtaaaacaaaacagggcagccctggtggcgcagaggtttagcaccgcctacagcccggggtgtgatcctggggacccgggatcaggtcccaggtcaggctccctgaatgaagactgcttctccctctgcctgtgtctctgcctcttctctctctctctctctctctctctctgtgtctctatgaataaataaataagtaaaaaaaatctttaaaaaaattataagaatgctttaaaaaaaaagtaaaacaaaacatgttttcaggaaatgaaaatctcaggagacaaataaaaatctccataagggaaagagaaaaaagagccaaatggaaattctgaaaattaaaatttcagaaataaaaaacttcactggatggatttaagaaaaaaatggaaattacagAAGACTTTTAACGTCATCGTCGAGTACAAAGAATTGAAGACTGGAATGGGTTGTATCTTAGCttccatgttaaaaaaatgaaaatataaataattcttgGTGATATGGAATGGCtaagacagaaaacaaaggaTTTTGAGAAAACTTAAAGTATAGAATCAAAATGAGTTACTGTGGCCATCTAGAATGAAATCCACCAGAGAACTGGTTAGAGTTTCAGCTTCTCACAGACTGAagaatttctccttttataaatGCTCCAATAGTTCACTATTAAGTGAAATTAAGTAGTTAGAAGAAAAGCTAGGgaagtaacaacaaaaacaattctCCTTGAGTAGAGTGGATGTAATCAAATTCAGTGTAATCTGGCACTTGCTCTACTGATTTCCCATTTTGATATCCAAGCCAGACCATTTtattcctacaaaaaaaaaaaatcttctccttctccttcttcttgcaTGACACAGTCATACAAATATGGACAGAAATGATGTGTCCAGGCAGAGACATTTTAATTCAACTAGAGtctgaagagaaaaattaaactttgAATTCTGATGTGAGTTTTtagtgtttaaaaagaaaaagctttttacACAGTATTATTAGGACAATGATTTCAAGCTGAGAAATGGAGGCTAGCATTCTATATCAGCTTTTAATACATTGGTTGAAAGAATGCTCATACatattttgttccttcttttatACATAAAGCATACAATTTCCCATTCTTTGTATTTCAAGAATTTGTGAGGTGTTTATACCTTTAGTAAAATATTCAGAATGTTATATTTTGCCATTCATGTGAATGAGCATATATGAGGGACCTCTATTATATAGAAAAGAATGTAAAGTGATCCAAAATATTATCTCCAATTTCTCATAAATTTAAGAGTACAATCTAAACCCCTCACTTACAAAATCAAGATGTagtacatttgttttgtttttttttttttagtacatttgttttttaaatactgtttccATTTGGAACAAAAACTACAACAAATATAAGGTATGAAGGATAAAGAGGAGCAACACTTTATAGATTATAAATGTTATTGAAGATTGTTAGAGAAGACCTAAATATATGGACAGACATAGTATGCTTCTGGAGAGAAAGATTCAGTATTGTACATGTGGTAGTTTCCCCCATATTGATCTATAAATTCTAACAACTCTAGTCACAGTGCCAATGGGGATTTTCCTAATATCTGATAAGCAGATTCTGAAATGTAGGCATAAAAGAACCAATAATAACTAAGACCCTTCTGATGAACAAGCAGAGGACATTTATTATAAAGGTCTATAATTAAGAGTATATGACATCGATGCAGATACATGATAGATAAACCAATGGAACTAAATACAGAGTCATACAAATATGGACAGAAATGATGTTGTAGATGTGGAGAGGAGTTgaagcaattatatatatattaagaatatacattcacacacatgTAAATTGGATTCCTAATTGCGCTATAAACAAAATCAGTTTCAGGTGACTTAAAGGCTTAAAGTTAAATCCAAATAAGTAAAGATTCtaggagaaaaatgtaaaagaatttttatgaCCCCAAGATAGAAAAGGATTTCCTaagtaaaacacaaaaaataCCATCAATATGAAAAAAGTTTGCTATGTTTGACGACATTTCAATTAAGAATTTCTGACACCGGGATCcctcggtggtgcagcggtttagcgcctgcctttggcccagggcgcgatcctggagacccgggatcgaatcccacgtctggctcccggtgcatggagcctgcttctccctctgcctatgtctctgcctctctctctctctttctctctctctctctgtgactatcataaataaataaaaattaaaaaaaaaggaatttctgacACAAAGATAGTGTGGAAAAAAAGCCATAGACTTGGAGAAGGCATCTGTGACACATAAttggaagaaagaattcatatccagaatatataaagaactcctaaaaatcaattaagaaatgaaacaaagcactctataggaaaaaaatggaaataaataagaaaaggacaTAAATGGCTAACAAACATTAATTGGTACTCAACCACCTTGGTAGAAGGAGAAAATCTAAATTGAGACAAGAAGGTACCATaaaatctcctcctcctcctcctcctccttcttcttcttttaaagattttatatacttatttgacagagggagagagagagcacaagcaggggagtggcaggcagagggagaaacaggctgcctgTTCAGCTGTggagctctgtcccaggaccctggtatcatgacctgtgctgaaggcggaggcttagccaactgagccacccaggcactcctagagTAGTGTATTTCAAATAGAAGGCTATGATCCTTAGAGATTGTGAAATAAATTGAGTGACTggagtccatttttaaaaatgaattatttaaaatagaagagaaagtatCAGTGAGCATTGCATATGGTAGGAATAACTGTTACTAAGTGTTGCTTTATGAACATTTTGTTTCAGGTACATATTTGTACTATACCATGGTATCACTTGCATTTCTCACTGAAggtta
Protein-coding regions in this window:
- the TSEN15 gene encoding tRNA-splicing endonuclease subunit Sen15 isoform X1, with the protein product MEERGGSEPTPGCSGLGPGGGGGGGGAPSWAPEDAWMGTHPKYLEMMELDIGDASQVYIAFLVYLDLMESKSWHEVNCVGLPDLQLICLVGTEIEGEGLQTVVPTSISASLSHNRIREILKASRKLQGDPDLPVSFTLAIVESDSTIVYYKLTDGFMLPDPQNISLRR
- the TSEN15 gene encoding tRNA-splicing endonuclease subunit Sen15 isoform X2, whose translation is MEERGGSEPTPGCSGLGPGGGGGGGGAPSWAPEDAWMGTHPKYLEMMELDIGDASQVYIAFLVYLDLMESKSWHEVNCVGLPDLQLICLVGTEIEGEGLQTVVPTSISASLSHNRHIEREVETQAEGEAGSMQGARRGTRSRDSRIAPWAEGKRQTAEPPRDPRNFSF